In the Campylobacter concisus genome, TAAATTTGATGTGAGCCTTCAAATTTAACTCATCCGAAATAACCGCGCCTTCACCTTAAATTTAGTTTCAAATTTTAAAATCACCAAAATCAAACAAAGTAGGAAAAACCATGAAAATACTAAAATTTCTATTTTTACTCCCGCTTCTAGCGATAGGTGCGCAGGCGCTGGAGCCAAAAGTCGTAATGAAGCCCGAAGTGAGCCTCAAAAACGGGCTTTACTGCGTAAAAGGCAAGCCCTACGACGGCACGCTAAAGATGCTTCGATACAGCGTCGAGGACCTATATGACGTAAATGCGATGGGCATGGTCTATCCGAGGTTAAAACCTCTGCCGCCCACGCTCATACGCGAGATAGACGTAGAGGGCGGCACGGCGGTGCGATACAGGGACTATTTTGACGGCAGGGACAAGCCCTCAAACGAATACCCCCTAAAAAACGGCGTCCGCGAGGGCACGGCGAAGCACTACCACGCAGATAGCGGCGCGCTGATGGGCGAGAGCGAATACAAAAATGACGTCCGCGACGGACTCTACCGCCGCTACTACTTCGACGAGGGCGGCGCGTTAAAGCAGGAGGGTACCTACAAAGCGGACAAGCGAGAGGGCGTATTTACCGACTATTACGTTAGCGGCGAAGTTAGCGCACGCAGCCCATACGTTGGCGGACTTCGAAACGGCGAGGACGTCGACTATTATAAAAGCGGCAAAATCCGCGGCAAGCGAACCTACAAAAATGACAAGCGAGAGGGCGCGGAGACGTGGTACTACGAAAGCGGCGTCGTGGAGGAGACGGGCGAATACAAAAACGACCGCAAACAAGGCGTTTGGAAGCGATTTTACGAAAACAGCAAAACGCACGTGGTAGAAAATTACAAAGACGGCGAAAAGGACGGCGTCGTGCGCGAATACTACCCAAGCGGCAAACTTAGAGGCGAATACGAGTACAAAGACGGCCGCCAAACGGGCGCAGGGTTGGACTACTACGAGAGCGGGGCGCTGGCGGCAAAAGTGATGTTTAAAAACGGACGCTATCACGGACTGTACGAGGAGTATCACGAAAACGGCAAGCTAAAAGCTAGAGTGATGTTTGAGGACGGGCTGGAAACCGGCACGGCGAAACACTACTACGCAAACGGCAAACTAGAGGCCCAGGGCGAGTTTGAGCGCGGCAGGCTCATCCGCACCAAAAAATACGACGAAGCGGGTAAGTTAATCAGCAACAAGTTTGATAAAAACGGACTTCCGAGGGAGTAAATACTAAAATAAGTTACTACTGGCATCAT is a window encoding:
- a CDS encoding toxin-antitoxin system YwqK family antitoxin — encoded protein: MKILKFLFLLPLLAIGAQALEPKVVMKPEVSLKNGLYCVKGKPYDGTLKMLRYSVEDLYDVNAMGMVYPRLKPLPPTLIREIDVEGGTAVRYRDYFDGRDKPSNEYPLKNGVREGTAKHYHADSGALMGESEYKNDVRDGLYRRYYFDEGGALKQEGTYKADKREGVFTDYYVSGEVSARSPYVGGLRNGEDVDYYKSGKIRGKRTYKNDKREGAETWYYESGVVEETGEYKNDRKQGVWKRFYENSKTHVVENYKDGEKDGVVREYYPSGKLRGEYEYKDGRQTGAGLDYYESGALAAKVMFKNGRYHGLYEEYHENGKLKARVMFEDGLETGTAKHYYANGKLEAQGEFERGRLIRTKKYDEAGKLISNKFDKNGLPRE